TATTTCAGGGAGGGAGCCAAAAGTGACTTCTTGAACGTGGCTGAGACCATCAAGCTCCACTGCCCAGGGTGTTCACAGGAAACCGAGAACAGGTGAAAAAGAGTGGCAGTAAGACTCCTTGTGGGGTGGGAGGTGCACAATCTCTCACCTCACGGCTGGACTAAGGCTCCAGCCTTCGCTCCCCCTTGGTTCCTTTCTACCCCTCAGCCATCCACCCACCGACCTTCATGTGCTGCTGCAAGCCGGCCCAAGAGGACTGTGCCCGGGAGCCTTCTAGGCCGCTGAATTACTCAGCGGGGCTCACCTCGGCCCCTCCCGCCCATCTAGCTCGAGAATGGCCCCATTTCCTGAAAGGGGGGATGGAGTGAAGGGGAGCCAAACGCACAGTCTGCGGGGATAAGGAGACAGGGGGGGAGAAAAGAGGGCAGGCCTCGCGGTAGAGTGAGGAGCCTGCGGGGCTGCCAGGGTGTCGGGCGTGCTTCTGGGGCTGGTGAGCCGGCGGGTCCAACCCGGGCTAGGTGCCGCGCTGAGGGAGGATCCGTGGGCCGGAGCCCGGGACAAGGGGAGCCCGGGACAAGAGGAGTGGGAAGACCAGGTGAGAGGAAAGGGGGGCATACCCGCAGTAAGGGAACCTGGCCCGAGGGAGACCGGATGGGAAGGGACTTGGGAGACGGACCTCAGGGGCCCGGGGGTGAGAGGAGTACGGAGACCGGCCTGAGGGGCGCCCGGGCCGCCGCGCTGGGTAAGGATATTGCCGCAGAAGGCCGTCCACCTCGCTAGGGTCCGGGCCTGGctcgcccgccgccgccgccgcctcctcctgcTCGTCCACGAATTTGTTCTCGTCAAACTCGTCGATGTCCACCCGACGGAAGCGCGAGGACAGCGTGTTCCGGGCCATGGCGGGGACTCGGCGCCCGCTCAGCCGGCTCCGCTCCGGGTCCGACCTCGGCTCTACCCAGCTCGGCACCGGCTCAGGCTCGGGGGCGGGAAGCGGCCGCCCAgcgcctcctccacctcctccgcGCGCAGACGCCGCCGCCCGCCCACTTCCGGGCTACGCCGGAACCGGAAGGGCcggtgggagggaggggcggggcctgggggaGTGGCTGGAAGCGCTGGAGAATCCGCGGGATAATCGACCAGACGGCGCGGAGTCGGACCCTCGTCTTTGGGGAGCCTCATTCTTGCGGTCTGAGGAGCGGGCACTCTGTCCCCGCGCAGACCGAGCATCGTGGACATCATAACTGCGCTCGGCTTCCCTCCTGAATCCGAGGAGCTCCCGGTACTGGAAGGGACCTGCGCGGACACAGCCGCGGACCCGGTGGGTCATCATTGCCCAGATGGAGGGTGCACGGGCCCCCAGGAGAAGGCTCCCGGCTCTGCTTGTCGAGTGATGGGCAGACTTCTTTGAGAAAATAATCTTCGAGCTGAAGCCTGAGTAGTTCTTACAGCTCCAGGAGTGACGGGGTGAGGGACCCTAATTCTCGGATTTTAGGAAACTTGAACGCCACCACAGACCTCGGAGGAAGTTGCCTCTGCCTTGTACACAGTGACTTTGTTGTTAACGGACTGGGAAACTTTAAAGACGTTTAGAGTGTATCCAAAGTGCTGACAACACAAAATATTGGGTTTTGGACCCGCGAATGTAGTGGTCACCTGGACCTGGCGGGTCGGGGGTCGGGGAGAGGAAGATGACCCTGTGATCACCGACCTAACGGAAAGGGCAAGGTCCTGGGGGTTAAGAAGTCAGTCCTGGCTGGAGAGGCATATCCTGGTGGGAAGCCAAATCCCCAGAGCATGAGACGGGGAAAGATGAGAACGAGGGGACTAAGGGCAGAGTGAAGGACGACTCTGTGCCAGGATTGAGTGCCTGGAGAGTTGCTcgagggaatcttttttttttttttaagagtgagtttatttgggcgcctgggtggctcagtgggttaagccgctgccttcggcccaggtcatgatctcagggtcctgggatcgagtcccgcatcgggctctctgctcagcagggagcctgcttcctcctctctctgcctgcctctctgcttacttgtgatttctgtcaaataaataaataaaatctttaaaaaaaaaaaaagagtgagtttatttatttgacagatggagatcacaagtaggcagagagacaggcagagagagagagagagagaggaggaattaggctccccgctgagcagagagcctgatgcggggctggatcccaggaccccgggatcatgacctgagctgaaggcagaggctttaacccactgagccacccaggcgccccagctccaGGGATTGTTAATAGGCCTTAACCTTAGATTAAATTGGGTCTTTTTTTCATATagttgtacttctttttttttttttaagattttgtttttaagtaatctctacctccAGCGTGGGGCTGGAATTTACAGCCCCAGGATCGAGTCACTTGgtctactgacagagccagccaggtgcccctaattgtaCTTTGGCGTTTAATAAAGGCCAATAGTTACTGAAATATGACTCGTTTTTATTGTCCCCAATACTTTCCACTGAATTGTGTCTACAGATAAAAAAATATTGCCAGATTATGATGCTACCTAATCTTGGGGGCTAAAGATACAGACTCTTAGCTAGGAAGTAGGCGCTGAGTAAAAGTCTCAGGGGTCCTAGAAACAAAGCCCACCTGCCTTTcagctccatttcttttttttttttttttttttttttttaattatttatttatttatttgacagacagagatcacaagtaggcagagaggcaggaagagagataggaggaagcaggctccctgtggagcagagagcccgatgtggggctcgatcccaggaccctgggaccatgacctgagctgaaggcaggggctttaacccactgagccacccaggcacccctcagctccATTTCTTGAAAGAAATCTTTATGACTCAGGCAGGCTACAAGACAGCAGAAATTGATAATCCCCAGAACTTCCTGGTCAGAAGGAACTTTAAACCAGAAATGTTGGCACGCCagcgtggctcagtcaattaaccggctggctgcctttggctaaggttgggatccaaccctgcaccgggctccctgctcggcagagagcctgcttctccctctccctccgctcaccgctctgcctacttgtgctatctatcaaatgaataaataaataaaatcttttaaaaaataaataaaccagaaataCCCATTTTACAACTAAGGATATAGCCTGTTCTAGTGAAAGCAATAATGACCCTACTTATGACTGTGGATCTCCCAGCCATGGAGGcagaattttaaatgtctttgtcAGGGATGACTGCATGCTGAGGGTAATAAAATCACACAGTGCCTGGCAGTACATTAGATAAAATGGTCAGAGAGGtctctgaggggtacctgggtggctcagtgggttaagcctcttccttcagctcaggtcataatctcagggtcctgggtttgagccccgtgtcaggctctctgctcagcggagagcccgtttccccctctctctgcctgcctctctgcctgcttgtgatctttgtctgtcaaataaataataaaatcttaaaagagagagagagttccctgaggaggtgacagTGATCAGGGACCTGAAAGAAGTGAAGGAGAGAGCCAAGCAAAAGCCCAGAGATTGGGCTGACCTGGTATATTCACGAGACAGAAAGGTCATCCTGGAGTGCAAGAGTGAAAAGAGATGAGATGGAAGTGGGTATAAAGAGGGTGCTGTAAGGTTTTGTAGGCTGAGGAAAGGATGTGGTCTACCTCATGGGACAACACTGGAAATTCCAGGCAGTGACATGAGCTGACTTAAGTTTGAAGAGGGTCCCTTTAACAGCTGTCTTGAGAATATATGAGAATATAAGCCAATAGTAGAGAGACAGTTTAAAAGGTAacaccagggggcgcctgggtggctcaacgggttaaagcttctgtcttggctcaggtcatgatcccggggtttggggatcgagccccgcatcgggctctctgctccgcggggagcctgcttcctcctctgtctctgcctgtttctctgcctacttgtgatctctgtctgccaaataaataaataaaatctttaaaaaaataaaaaaaataaaaataaaaggtaacacCAGGAATgcttgggtggctaagttggttaagcagctgccttctgcttgggtcatgatgccagggtcctgggatcgagtcccacatcaggctcagcggggagcctgattctccctctgccatctgctccccctgcttctgggctctctctctctgacaaataaaatctttaaaaaaaataaataaaaggtgacaTCATCAGTCTAGGTGACAGGCAATGAATGATAGCTTAGGCCAGGCAATTGGCATTAAGAGTGGCGGGAATATGTTATTTTGAAAGTAGAGGTTGCAGAATTTACTGGTGTGCTGGCTATGGCATTGTGAGAGAAAACAGGAGCCACCGATAACTTCCAAGTTCAGAAAGATGTGCACAGTCATTAGCTCTAAAAgaactataaacatttggaaagTATGACAGCAAAGTCTCTGCACCATTCAACTTCTTTTTAAGACTAATCCATGCCAGGATTGCCCTCTGTCTGCCCTCTCTCCCCATACCCATCCACTTCTTGGAAGCCTGCCTCACCATGGTCTGTAGCAAggctcattaattcattcatccaacaagcATCCATGTGTTGGGCCTGGAAACTAGATAAATAAATCAGATGTCAGCCATGGATCTACCAGGGAACTTCCAGGCTGGCTGTGGAGACAGACACATAAACATTTAACTCAGGATATTTGGGGCTAAAGAGAGGATTGCCCGGAAAGCTTAGGACCTGGGGCACTTGGccagctcagttggaagagcactactcttgatctcagggtcgagagtTTGAGCGCcatgaaagatgaagaaattactaagaataaacaaataaaggacaacaaaagaaaaagtatgggACGAAAGGGAAGTAGTATCCCGATTTAGTCCGATGGGCTAAGTCCCATTTATAGAGCCCCATAAGGGAATGGAAGGCTTACTGGAACTTGACAGCAACAAGGGGGCAACCTGGCTTTCACTAAGCTCTAAGAGGTGTTGGTGCATCTTTGTGTACAGCAATGAAGTGACACTAGAGAGATTCGTGCTTGCTGGTTGAGGCAACAATGAAACTGCTCAGTCAGAAAGCCTGAACATCTTCCCTGCTTTGTGAATTTCCCTTTAACTTTCAGCGTTCATTCCGCTGGGTACATTATGAACTCAAGTGTTCCTTCCACTGGGTGCATTAATACCAATGATCTTTTGAGTGACTGTTATACATTAGATCTTGTGCTCAGTTTTACGTGGTCCTAATCCTCAAAAATACCCGtttcacaggtgagaaaactgagactcagaaagggGAAGGGATTTGCCAAGAGTCTCCGCGAGCAAGCACTAGGCAGCAGAGCAAAAATTTGAAACTGGAACGGTTTCACTAAAACAACGGCTCTGAATGCTCTTTCCCCTGCCACAAGCTGCCTCCACTAGAACGGTTTATGGAGTTGGAGGTACAGCTGTCTGATCCTGCCTCTCCCCGCCCACTtcggattttaaaaattcttccaagGTAGAAGCCATGTTAATTCATCTTTGAAAACCCTCAACCctcaccccctccacccctcgGGTACTGGCGCCCAGCTCAGAGCAACAGACTGCGCATCCTGCAAGGTCtaccgaatgaatgaatgaacgagtaAAGGACTAAAAGGAGGAATTCGAGTCCTCACTGTGCCATCTCCAGTAAGCAGCCGGTCACccgggcctcggtttccccaagCGCTCTGCTCAGGAGACGAGGCCGACCAGGGGAATCGCAGACGCGGCGCTCCTCCGGGCGGGGCTAAACCGGCTGTACCCAGGCGCTCCCGGAGGCGAGGCGTGTGGAGGCGTTGGGGGCGGAGCTAGGGTTCCCTCGCTGCGGGGCCATTGGCCGCGTCCGCAGCCACCCGGCAGTAGTCGTGGAGGTCAGCCCcgccccttcctctttccctcggCCTCTttccggcggcggcggctgcggcagATCGTGCAGAAATGGTGAGGGAGGTGGAATCGGGTGCCATCCGCACGCTGTGGGGCTCGGGTCCTGGGGTGGGAAGCTCGAGGTGAGCACTGGGGTCCCATCTGCCAGCCGGGCTTGTAAGGCGCCGTGCGGAGTGGCCTCATGCCGCCACAGCCGGTCTCCcgccctctccccttgctgagtTGGGCCCGCCGCGCTCCCGGCGCCTCCGTCTTCCAGTCTGCGGAATGGGGGTAGCGGCTCAGCCTCGCTGCAGACCTGGGTGAAGGCGGGCCCTCCGGGGCGTCGGTCACCCAGCCCAAGGCACGGCCTCGGCGAGGGAAGCTGGCCCTGGCGCGCCCTCCTGGGTTTGTCGGGCCAGGGAGGGTGGCCGCTGAGGAGGGGGAGGCGGCCCTATTGGGTGGTGTTTGATCCACACCTGTACTTGCTTTCAGGCCAAGATTAAGGCTCGAGACCTTCGCGGCAAGAAGAAGGAGGAGCTGCTTAAACAGCTGGAAGACCTGAAGGTGGAGCTGTCCCAGCTGCGCGTCGCCAAAGTGACAGGCGGCGCGGCTTCCAAGCTCTCCAAGATGTGAGTGAAGGCCGGTTCTCTGGGTGTGGGGCACACCCGTTCGCCCGAAGCATGTGTGGGTTTTCGAGGCTGTCCAGAGACAGCGTCCGATTAGGTGATGGTTGAACGGACGCGTGGGTAGGAATGTCATGCCGGTCCTACCAGCCTCCCTAGGCTCCCCTTGCACCCAGCCGCGTGGGACACCGCTGTCTGATGGACCTCTTGTCTGCCGTGGACCATTTGGCCCTTCTGCCTGGAAGGTAGCTCAGCTTCTCTGTGACGGGCGAAGGAACAGATTGTCCCTCCAGACCCTTTTTCAGGCTGCCTGGAAAAATCTGCCTGGACCCTTTTTTAATCACTTTCCACCAgcacttgatttttttcctcctcacttGGTAGGTGGCTGCGTTGTGCCCACCCCTCCCTTGAGTTGTAGTTAACTTACTGATTTACATGGATCAAGAGTCAGGGCttgtgggactcctgggtggctcagtggcttaaagtctgccttcccctcaggtcatgatcccagggtcctggaatcaagccccgcatggggctctctgctcagcagggagcctcctctccccacccaacaccacccaccccaccccccgcttgcttctttgcctacttgtgatctctgtcagtaaagaaataaaatcctaaaaaaaaaaaaaaaaaatcagggcttATGAAAGGGATGTGGGTTTGGAAACTGCTGAACTGAGCACACATTTTCTTTTGCCACATCCTACCTAACATGTGCTGCCTCACcacccagtttttgttttgttctgttttgtgttcatcttctataaaatgggccCCCAACAACCGATCTGTGGTGCTGGGAGGGGGTTGGATGAGTTGGGGAACACACAGGTTGCGTGCTGAATGCGGACTGTGTTTACCAGCTGTGTAACCCAGTGGCCCTCCCTCATCCCCCACCAAGCCCCCAGTTCAGCATGACTGCCAGCCTGTTCCTGTGTTCCTCCTTTCCCCTCATCGCGTTTCTACAATGTCAAACgtcttgtttttccctcccaaGTGGCTCCTCCTATGACTCCTGAGTCTGGTCACACAGTTTGTGGCAGGATTTCCCTTAGCTTATTCAGGTTGGCACCGGTTAGGTCTTCATAGCTTTGAGTCTGTGTGGCCTGGGGTGGAAGATCTTTCTTGATCTACCCTCCACTTCTCAATGAATACTTCATACATTCTCAGAACCCTTTCCTGTCCTACTTGTCCCTACTTGTAAGATGCCCACCTCCTAGAGTCTTGGGGCCTTAACCCCCAAAACACAGGGTTAGGTACCTCCTGGGTGATAATGGATGAGCTGGTGGGGAATCCCCCTGCCTTAGGACATATGGTCAGGTCCTGAATAAGATGCCttggaaaggggggtggggggcagcagcgTTCTATGTCTCCACCACCTTCACTGATGTCTCTGTGTTTTGCAGCCGAGTTGTTCGCAAATCCATCGCCCGTGTTCTCACAGTCATCAACCAGACGCAGAAAGAGAACCTCAGGAAATTTTACAAGGTGAGTCTGGGCTGGGGGAGTTAGATGCTTAGCTGCAGGCAGCAAAGTTTCAGCCCTCCCTTGGCCAGAAGGGTAGTATAAAGAGATTCTGCTGGGGTGCATGGGAATGGGCTTTTTTGCTTCTTAACCAGCGTCTTGCCACTGGCATGGCTCGCAGACTGCGTATCCTCAGGGCTGCAGTTTTCAGGATATCAACAGTGTGGTAAGAGTCTGGCTGGAGCCTTGGGTTTGGAATTCATCCTCACCAGCTGAGTGGGTTTGGGCAGTCTGTGAGGATTGCCTTTAAATGTTTCAAATTGTTTTACCATCACTGTCTCAGTCACTTTCAAGCACCTGATACTCTCATTTTTCAGATGGGACCTCAAGGTGTAGAGAGGTTAAATTGCCCAGAGTCACCTATAGTTAATGGAGTGATTGGGTCAGTGTTACAAACCATGTCTTAGGGAGGGGTGGATTGAGTGCTTCTGGGAGATTTTTATGACCATTTTCTGATCTTGTCCATAATACTGGTGTTACCAAGGCTTAAGTAGTGAAGCAGAACCAGTGAGAGACTTCATATGTGTGAATACACGCATCTGATTTATTACAAAGAATTGGCCTTTGTGATTTTGGGGGCTAGCTAATAAGCCCCGAATCAGTAGGCCTGGCTGTCAGGAAGGGAAGTTCATGGCAGGCCAGGACTAAGACGACACAGGTTGAAGCTGCTCTTCTCAGGTGGGATTTCTTGGGGGGAGAACCTCTGCCCTGCATTAAAGGCCTTTGAGCTGATCCAAACAAGCCTGCTAAATCACCCAGGATAGTCCCTCTTAAAGTCGGTTGATTTAGGGGCATTGAGTACATCTGCAAAATGGCTTCATGTCAAAATCCCAGTTAGTGTTTGACTAGCTGGAGGCTTTCACTTGTCAAAAAAAGCCACCGTGTTGGGCCTAGGTTAGCTGCCTGGGGGACTCTAGCATGTACTGttgggcgggggctgggggagtgCCGTCATCCCTggatgtgtatatatttgtggGAGCGTCTTTCTGAGAATTGGGCTTGAAACTCTGATCAGGCTCTGTGGGCACCACAGAGGTGGTCGTCAGGAAAAATTGTCTTCTTCCAGTGAGTGCAGCCCCTGCCAGGCAGCACTCAGGGCCATAAAGATGAGGCCTCTGCCCTCTGGTAGTTCTGTCCCATAGACTTTCTGCGGTGCTTGAAATGCTCTGTGTCTGCACCGTCCGGTACAGTAACCTCTGGCGACACACGGCTGTGGTGGCTGAAGACCTGGGTTTGTAATGTAGACCGTAGGTGTGGCTAGTGCCTGGTCTGGTGGACAGCAGAGTTCGGAGGGCTCAGTCTGAAATGGATGAGGCCCTTGCCTGTGCTGCCGATAATGGGGATATGGGTGGACAAAGACTTAGCCTCTAAACCTCCACTTCAGAGCTTACCCTCATCTGTGCAGCTGGTTTCTGCAGCTCTCTGCGCTGAGGCTGTCACCCCTGTcctgtgcctccctctctgagCTATTGGCAGTTTCCAGAAAGCACCTGAGCTGCCATCCCTTGGAGCTTTTGTGCACGCTGTTTTCTCCTCCCTTGGAAGTGGTATTCACCAAGTTGCTTGATTTCCAGGCTGTTGCTTGTCATTAGCTGAAACCTtaatctctttcctcctccccagtGGTGGGCCCCCCCTTTAGCTGTTCAGTCTTTCCCACTGGGCTGGGAGCTCCTTGAGCAGGGACCAGGTCTGATTCACACTAGGGCAGTTCCCCCTACAGGGTCTCAGTCCCCTGCTGCGCTGGGTGTACCACACCTCCTCACACTCAGGTCTACAGAGTAACCTCCGCACCCCAGTGGCCTCCCTCAGTCACTTCCGGCATCCTCCCCATGCCCCCCAGCAGCTCAGTTCCAGCCTTAGGGGGCTTCCTTTGCTGCCACAGTAGCTCCTAAACCCTGGTGCTCAGACTCCCCCCTGCTCTCCGGTCACCCAGGGTAAGAAGTACAAGCCCCTGGATCTGCGGCCCAAGAAGACGCGTGCCATGCGCCGGCGGCTGAACAAGCACGAGGAGAACCTGAAGACCAAGAAGCAACAGCGGAAGGAGCGGCTATACCCGCTGCGGAAATACGCGGTCAAAGCCTGAGCACTGGCGCCAATAAAACAGACAAACTGGCTGGTGTTGCTTTTGTGTTTGCGGGCGTTTTGAGTAACCATGCGGGAGAGGTGGGCTGCTGTGCCCCGGTGTGGGGCCGTGACAGTCCTGGCCGCGGGGATCTGGTGGGGGCTCCGTTGTGGTTGGTTTGGGGGCTGTGGTGTGGAAGTGCGCTCACGGTCCTTTCATGAGTTCATTCCGCCAGGTTGCGCGTGCcccagcagggagaggcaggcttgaGATCTGAGAGCCATCTGTGGTGATGTTCCATCCCAGAGGCTCTGCATGATTTACTAGAGCAGTGCGCTCGGCGTCTTGCTTAGTCAGCAGCTCCAGACACTAAGAGTTTCCCATCTGGGGTGAAGGCACAAGCATGGGCCACATCCAGGACTCCCTGCAGAAAGCATTTCACTT
This is a stretch of genomic DNA from Mustela lutreola isolate mMusLut2 chromosome 12, mMusLut2.pri, whole genome shotgun sequence. It encodes these proteins:
- the RPL35 gene encoding large ribosomal subunit protein uL29, whose product is MAKIKARDLRGKKKEELLKQLEDLKVELSQLRVAKVTGGAASKLSKIRVVRKSIARVLTVINQTQKENLRKFYKGKKYKPLDLRPKKTRAMRRRLNKHEENLKTKKQQRKERLYPLRKYAVKA